In one Arenibacter antarcticus genomic region, the following are encoded:
- a CDS encoding dihydrodipicolinate synthase family protein, protein MEMKWEGVMPAVTTKFTRTDTLDLEMFEVNINAQLNAGVSGIILGGTLGEASTLTDEEKNTLIQETVRMVNGMVPVVINIAEQTTKGAIAAAHKAEIFGASGLMMLPPMRYKANDLETVTYFKAVAKSTDLSIMVYNNPVDYGIMVTLDMFEELLSINNIQAVKESTRDISNITRMKNRFGDRLKILTGVDTLGLESILMGADGWVAGLVCAFPAETVAIYKLAKAGRIKEALAIYRWFLPLLELDITPQLVQNIKLAEVATGLGTEIVRAPRLPLSGEERKRVLKIIEEGVKTRPKPTQI, encoded by the coding sequence ATGGAGATGAAATGGGAAGGAGTAATGCCAGCTGTTACGACCAAGTTTACTAGGACGGACACCTTAGATTTAGAAATGTTCGAGGTAAATATTAATGCTCAATTAAATGCCGGAGTTAGCGGAATAATTTTGGGAGGTACCCTTGGTGAGGCCAGTACCCTTACGGATGAAGAAAAAAACACATTGATTCAAGAAACGGTAAGGATGGTTAACGGGATGGTGCCTGTTGTAATCAATATTGCGGAACAAACAACAAAAGGCGCTATTGCAGCGGCGCATAAGGCAGAGATATTTGGGGCTAGCGGTTTAATGATGCTTCCGCCAATGCGCTATAAGGCAAACGATTTGGAAACAGTAACCTATTTTAAGGCCGTGGCCAAAAGTACCGATTTGTCAATTATGGTGTATAATAATCCCGTAGATTATGGAATTATGGTTACGTTGGATATGTTTGAAGAACTGTTGTCTATCAACAATATACAGGCAGTTAAGGAGTCTACCCGGGATATTTCAAATATTACTAGGATGAAAAATCGTTTTGGCGACCGATTAAAGATTTTGACTGGGGTAGATACCCTTGGGTTAGAGAGTATCCTTATGGGGGCAGATGGTTGGGTGGCAGGCCTTGTATGTGCATTTCCGGCCGAAACGGTAGCTATCTATAAATTGGCCAAAGCCGGAAGGATTAAAGAAGCTTTGGCAATTTACCGTTGGTTTTTGCCCTTGTTGGAATTGGATATCACCCCGCAATTGGTTCAGAATATTAAATTGGCCGAAGTGGCCACTGGATTGGGAACAGAGATTGTCCGTGCCCCAAGACTACCATTATCTGGTGAAGAGAGAAAAAGAGTATTGAAAATTATTGAAGAGGGGGTAAAAACCAGACCCAAACCAACGCAAATTTAA
- a CDS encoding M28 family peptidase — protein sequence MKRILFVALGLTMACNSSQKTVTKQTDQKLANVDPFTYAETITESELKDHLYIYASDEFEGRDTGKPGQKMAVEYIRAEYVKLGIPAAKADGDYFQDVPLSINKLPIGGITINGKDYRNGEGVLSFSSASGKYDNLVYVSNGIEEENYSDYAGLDVKGKIVLMKAGEPVNADGTYTLSGNDEKSVWSNMSESIGKRMELAEAKGALGVLYFDGDNYNRFKNRFNYMQTNDSGRMGLKADDAGDFFNLIIDATIANALLPNILEENKSKSVPTQLELNIESDNEEIHSENVVAFIKGSEKPNEYIIISSHLDHVGVNKEGEIFNGADDDGSGTVGMLEIAQAFKAAADAGHGPKRSIVFLHVTAEEKGLLGSKFYADYDPIFPLANTVANLNIDMIGRIDPNRKGDRNYIYLIGSDKLSTELHDLSEEVNQKYMNIELDYTYNDENDPNRFYYRSDHYNFAKNNIPIIFYFNGTHEDYHLPGDTPDKINYDLLENRSRLVFLTAWELANRDARIIVDKVAK from the coding sequence ATGAAAAGAATTTTGTTTGTTGCACTGGGCCTGACTATGGCGTGCAATTCATCGCAAAAAACCGTTACTAAACAGACGGATCAAAAGTTAGCGAATGTAGACCCATTTACCTACGCCGAAACAATTACGGAATCGGAATTAAAGGACCATCTATATATCTATGCCTCTGACGAATTTGAAGGTAGGGATACCGGGAAACCAGGACAGAAGATGGCTGTAGAATACATAAGGGCGGAATATGTTAAGTTGGGAATCCCAGCTGCAAAAGCGGACGGGGATTATTTTCAAGACGTTCCCTTAAGTATTAACAAATTACCTATAGGCGGCATCACCATTAACGGGAAGGATTATAGGAATGGTGAAGGAGTCCTCAGTTTTTCCAGTGCCTCGGGTAAATATGATAATTTAGTGTATGTGAGCAATGGCATTGAGGAAGAAAATTATTCGGATTATGCAGGATTGGACGTAAAGGGAAAAATAGTTTTGATGAAAGCAGGGGAGCCTGTGAATGCGGATGGCACCTACACCCTTTCTGGAAACGACGAAAAATCTGTTTGGAGCAATATGTCCGAATCTATTGGAAAAAGAATGGAATTGGCAGAAGCCAAAGGCGCTCTAGGAGTACTCTATTTTGATGGTGACAATTACAACAGGTTTAAGAATAGATTCAACTATATGCAGACTAATGATAGTGGGCGTATGGGTCTAAAAGCTGACGATGCAGGGGATTTTTTCAACTTAATCATAGATGCGACCATTGCAAATGCACTACTGCCCAATATATTGGAAGAGAATAAATCCAAATCGGTCCCTACCCAGCTAGAGCTGAATATAGAGAGTGATAACGAGGAAATTCATTCCGAAAATGTAGTAGCTTTTATAAAAGGTTCAGAGAAACCTAATGAGTACATTATTATTTCTTCCCACTTAGATCATGTAGGCGTAAATAAGGAAGGTGAAATTTTCAACGGTGCAGACGATGATGGTTCTGGAACTGTAGGAATGCTGGAAATAGCACAGGCCTTTAAAGCTGCGGCCGATGCAGGTCATGGTCCAAAAAGATCGATTGTATTTTTACACGTTACAGCGGAGGAGAAAGGTTTGTTGGGATCCAAGTTTTATGCAGACTACGACCCTATCTTTCCATTGGCCAACACAGTCGCCAATCTAAATATTGATATGATCGGGAGAATAGACCCAAACCGAAAAGGGGATAGAAATTATATTTATCTTATTGGTTCGGACAAGTTAAGTACTGAACTTCATGATCTTTCCGAAGAGGTTAACCAAAAATATATGAATATTGAATTGGATTATACCTATAACGATGAGAACGATCCCAACCGTTTTTATTACAGGAGCGACCATTATAATTTTGCCAAGAACAATATTCCGATTATATTTTATTTTAACGGGACTCATGAAGATTATCACCTACCTGGAGATACTCCTGATAAAATAAACTATGATCTTTTAGAAAACAGGTCGAGATTGGTATTCCTTACTGCTTGGGAGCTAGCCAATCGCGACGCAAGGATTATCGTAGACAAGGTGGCTAAATAA
- the leuC gene encoding 3-isopropylmalate dehydratase large subunit gives MKKTLFDKVWDSHVVHTIENGPDVLFIDRHMIHEVTSPVAFLGLKSRGIPVMYPEKTFATADHNTPTINQHLPVEDPLSANQLRALEENSKLHGISYWGLGHEKNGIVHVVGPEYGITQPGATIVCGDSHTSTHGAFGAIAFGIGTSEVEMVLATQCIMQQKAKSMRINVNGSLSRGVTPKDVALYIISKLSTSGATGYFVEYAGEVFRNMSMEGRMTVCNLSIEMGARGGMIAPDEQTFEYIKGREFTPVGEAWDKAMAYWSTLKTDDGAQFDQEVTFDAADIEPMITYGTNPGMGMGISNGIPMAEAVEGGVATYKKSLQYMAFNEGDNMIGKPIDFVFLGSCTNGRIEDFRAFASIVKGRKKADNVTAWLVPGSHNVVTSIREEGILDILHEAGFELREPGCSACLAMNDDKVPTGKYAVSTSNRNFEGRQGPGSRTLLASPLVAAAAAVTGKVTDPRVLMEELV, from the coding sequence ATGAAAAAAACATTATTCGATAAGGTTTGGGATTCCCATGTTGTACACACCATAGAAAATGGTCCTGACGTACTTTTTATAGATCGCCATATGATACATGAAGTTACTAGTCCTGTAGCTTTTCTTGGCTTAAAAAGCAGGGGCATTCCTGTGATGTATCCCGAAAAAACCTTTGCGACCGCAGATCACAATACCCCTACCATAAACCAACATTTACCGGTAGAAGATCCCCTTTCTGCCAATCAGCTTAGGGCATTGGAGGAAAATTCCAAATTACACGGTATCTCCTATTGGGGATTGGGGCATGAAAAAAACGGAATCGTTCACGTGGTTGGGCCGGAATATGGAATTACACAGCCTGGAGCCACTATAGTTTGTGGGGATTCACATACCTCTACGCATGGTGCTTTTGGTGCCATTGCCTTTGGTATAGGAACCTCGGAAGTAGAAATGGTATTGGCCACACAATGTATTATGCAACAAAAGGCCAAATCTATGCGGATCAATGTTAACGGGTCCCTAAGTCGAGGTGTCACCCCAAAAGATGTTGCCCTTTACATTATCTCTAAGCTTTCCACTTCTGGAGCTACTGGGTATTTTGTAGAATATGCTGGCGAAGTGTTCCGCAATATGAGTATGGAAGGTAGGATGACCGTCTGTAACCTAAGTATAGAAATGGGTGCCCGTGGCGGTATGATTGCTCCTGATGAACAAACCTTTGAATATATTAAAGGAAGAGAATTTACGCCAGTTGGAGAAGCTTGGGATAAAGCTATGGCCTATTGGAGTACCTTAAAAACAGACGATGGTGCACAATTTGATCAAGAAGTGACTTTTGATGCTGCCGATATTGAACCCATGATTACCTACGGTACCAATCCAGGTATGGGAATGGGAATTTCTAACGGGATACCTATGGCGGAAGCTGTGGAAGGCGGAGTAGCCACCTATAAAAAATCTCTTCAGTATATGGCCTTTAACGAAGGCGACAACATGATCGGTAAACCAATCGATTTTGTCTTTTTAGGAAGTTGTACCAACGGTCGTATAGAAGACTTTAGGGCTTTTGCTTCTATTGTAAAAGGAAGGAAGAAGGCTGATAATGTTACCGCATGGCTTGTACCGGGATCACATAATGTAGTAACCTCCATACGCGAGGAAGGTATTTTGGATATTTTACACGAAGCAGGATTTGAACTACGCGAACCAGGTTGCTCGGCTTGTTTGGCTATGAATGATGATAAGGTGCCTACTGGAAAATATGCCGTAAGTACCTCTAACCGAAATTTTGAAGGCAGACAAGGTCCAGGTTCAAGAACACTTTTGGCTAGTCCATTGGTGGCAGCTGCGGCAGCCGTTACAGGTAAGGTTACGGATCCAAGGGTGCTAATGGAAGAATTGGTTTAA